Proteins from a single region of Phycisphaeraceae bacterium D3-23:
- a CDS encoding transglutaminase-like domain-containing protein, giving the protein MPRLLVLWFACLLFVLPTLLAQAQGDDAAAFEPYESWSVMRMNGEKVGYLHTSMAMDDAGRIVTTTDMRMTIARGAQALVIEQGSTFTETADHRPIEATSRLLMAGIPTEKRLVFGDDAWELTTTSGDRSNTQEIDASDEAWLTPGGLMAMSEAAIARGDEVIELTTLDLSSGTNPVTSTMTRQEDGEVEVFGRTVPATRWTVETDMMPGLEMEQWIDERGQPVRQSVPLMPGMDIEILLADRALALAEFDAPEVMASTLIHPDRKIENPRRLSRAVYEISGEGLNELDRDQVPTAGFQTVEWVDEDTMRITIDLGHQTPGPGLGDDMARYTAATNALDHADEAVATLVQQADADEAGLDDLQAALICRDFVRDFIDAKNLSVGFATASEVARTGEGDCTEHGCLLAAMLRGAGIPSRTVTGIVYADQFIQQRDIFGYHMWTQAWIETGEGQGVWVDLDAAFPGQVDGFDATHIALSTSAQADDDFTNDLVAMLPLMRGLEVKVVEMDWDE; this is encoded by the coding sequence ATGCCCCGATTACTCGTTTTATGGTTTGCATGTCTGTTGTTTGTGTTGCCGACGCTCTTGGCTCAGGCGCAGGGCGACGACGCCGCGGCGTTTGAGCCCTACGAGTCGTGGTCGGTGATGCGGATGAACGGCGAGAAGGTCGGCTACCTGCACACGAGCATGGCGATGGACGACGCGGGCCGGATCGTCACGACGACGGACATGCGGATGACGATCGCGCGGGGCGCGCAGGCGCTCGTGATCGAGCAGGGCTCGACCTTCACCGAGACCGCCGACCACCGGCCGATCGAGGCGACCAGCCGGCTGCTCATGGCAGGCATCCCGACCGAGAAGCGGCTGGTGTTCGGCGACGACGCGTGGGAGCTGACGACGACCAGCGGCGACCGGTCGAACACCCAGGAGATCGACGCGTCGGACGAAGCATGGCTGACGCCCGGCGGGCTGATGGCGATGTCCGAGGCGGCGATTGCGCGGGGCGACGAGGTGATCGAGCTGACGACGCTCGACCTGAGCTCGGGCACCAACCCGGTGACGAGCACGATGACCCGGCAGGAGGACGGCGAGGTCGAGGTGTTCGGCCGAACCGTGCCCGCGACGCGCTGGACGGTCGAGACGGACATGATGCCGGGGCTTGAGATGGAGCAGTGGATCGACGAGCGCGGCCAACCCGTGCGGCAGTCGGTCCCGCTGATGCCGGGTATGGATATCGAGATCCTGCTAGCCGACCGCGCCCTCGCGCTCGCGGAGTTTGATGCGCCCGAGGTGATGGCCAGTACGCTGATCCATCCGGACCGCAAGATCGAGAACCCGCGCCGTCTGAGCCGGGCGGTGTACGAGATCAGCGGTGAAGGGCTCAACGAGCTCGATCGCGACCAGGTCCCGACCGCCGGGTTCCAGACGGTGGAGTGGGTCGACGAAGACACGATGCGGATCACGATCGACCTGGGCCACCAGACGCCGGGCCCGGGGCTGGGGGATGATATGGCGCGCTATACCGCGGCGACGAACGCGCTCGACCACGCCGACGAGGCGGTCGCGACGCTGGTCCAGCAGGCCGACGCCGACGAGGCAGGTCTAGACGATCTGCAGGCCGCGTTGATCTGCCGTGACTTTGTCCGCGATTTCATTGACGCCAAAAACCTCTCCGTCGGCTTCGCCACCGCGAGCGAGGTCGCACGCACCGGCGAGGGCGACTGCACCGAGCACGGCTGCCTGCTCGCCGCCATGCTCCGCGGCGCGGGCATCCCCAGCCGGACCGTCACCGGCATCGTCTACGCCGACCAATTCATCCAGCAACGCGACATCTTCGGCTACCACATGTGGACCCAGGCCTGGATCGAGACCGGCGAGGGCCAGGGTGTCTGGGTCGATCTCGACGCCGCGTTCCCCGGCCAAGTCGACGGCTTCGACGCCACCCACATCGCGCTCTCCACCAGCGCCCAGGCCGACGACGACTTCACCAACGACCTGGTCGCCATGCTCCCGCTGATGCGCGGGCTGGAGGTCAAGGTGGTCGAGATGGACTGGGACGAGTAG